The proteins below come from a single Salvelinus fontinalis isolate EN_2023a chromosome 1, ASM2944872v1, whole genome shotgun sequence genomic window:
- the LOC129861240 gene encoding voltage-dependent anion-selective channel protein 2-like yields the protein MAVPPSYGDLGKSAKDIFNKGYGFGLVKLDVKTKSSSGVEFKTSGSSNTDTSKVNGNLETKYKWGEYGLTFTEKWTTDNTLGTEITVEDQITKGLKLTFDTQFSPNSGKKSGKVKTAYKREYVNLGVDFDFDFAGPAIHGAAVAGYEGWLAGYQMTFDTAKSKMTQSNFAVGYKTGDFQLHTNVNDGTEFGGSIYQKVNDQLETAVNLAWTAGSNSTRFGIAAKYQLDSSTSISAKVNNASLVGVGYTQTLRPGMKLVLSALVDGKSINSGGHKLGLGLELEA from the exons ATGGCAGTGCCTCCATCATATGGTGACCTTGGCAAATCTGCAAAGGACATCTTCAACAAAGGATATG GTTTTGGATTGGTGAAACTTGATGTCAAGACCAAGTCTTCAAGTGGAGTG GAATTCAAAACCTCAGGCTCCTCCAATACTGACACCAGCAAAGTCAACGGGAACTTGGAGACCAAGTACAAATGGGGTGAATACGGCCTGACTTTTACAGAGAAGTGGACCACAGACAATACTCTGGGAACTGAGATCACTGTTGAAGACCAG ATCACCAAAGGACTGAAACTTACTTTCGACACCCAATTCTCACCAAATTCTGG CAAGAAGAGTGGGAAGGTGAAGACTGCCTATAAGCGTGAATACGTCAACCTGGGTGTGGACTTTGACTTTGACTTTGCCGGCCCGGCCATCCACGGGGCAGCGGTAGCCGGATACgagggatggctggctggctatcAGATGACCTTCGACACGGCCAAGTCCAAAATGACCCAGAGCAACTTCGCTGTTGGCTATAAGACAGGAGATTTTCAGCTGCACACCAATGT TAATGATGGCACAGAGTTTGGAGGGTCCATCTACCAGAAGGTGAATGACCAGCTGGAGACTGCTGTGAACCTGGCCTGGACAGCAGGCAGCAACAGCACCCGCTTTGGCATCGCTGCCAAGTACCAGCTGGACTCCAGTACCTCCATATCT GCTAAAGTTAACAATGCCAGCTTGGTGGGAGTTGGCTATACCCAGACACTACGGCCAG GTATGAAACTCGTCCTGTCTGCACTGGTCGATGGAAAAAGTATAAACTCCGGTGGCCAcaaactgggactgggactggagcTGGAAGCATAA
- the LOC129861234 gene encoding sphingomyelin synthase-related protein 1-like produces MSSSTQLNIRQWTTKHVAKWLKDEGFCHYVDLLCNKHRLDGMSLLTLSEYDLRSPPLELKVLGDIKRLMVSLRKLQKQNLDILEELGVPFDGHSPQGGGGDWHCNGDSSRECDNSNTDTAPVGEQYLQYTNGKYKHGGSRRLDPEYWKTALSAIYVVFVFGFTSFVMVIVHERVPDMRTYPPLPDIFLDSVPRIPWAFAMAEACGVILCNIWLLVLLLHKHRSVLLRRLCSLMGTVFMLRCITMFVTSLSVPGQHLQCSGKIYGDMWAKLHRALAIWSGFGMSLTGVHTCGDYMFSGHTVVITMLNFFVTEYTPRGWNFIHTLSWVLNLFGIFFILAAHEHYSIDVFIAFYITTRLFLYYHTLANTRAYQQSRRARIWFPMFSFFECNVNGPVPNEYGWPFSKPGMIRRMIGY; encoded by the exons ATGTCTAGCAGCACCCAGTTGAACATCCGACAGTGGACCACCAAGCATGTAGCCAAGTGGCTGAAGGACGAGGGCTTCTGCCACTATGTTGACCTGCTGTGCAACAAGCACCGTCTGGATGGCATGTCCTTACTCACCCTCAGCGAGTATGACCTACGCTCTCCCCCGCTTGAGCTCAAGGTGCTGGGGGATATCAAGAGGCTGATGGTGTCCCTCCGCAAGCTGCAGAAACAAAACCTGGACATCCTGGAGGAGCTGGGGGTCCCGTTCGACGGACACTCCCCTCAGGGTGGCGGTGGGGACTGGCACTGCAATGGAGACTCCAGTAGAGAGTGTGATAACTCTAACACAGACACTGCACCGGTTGGAGAGCAGTATCTTCAGTATACAAATGGGAAGTACAAGCATGGAGGGAGCAGGAGGCTGGACCCTGAGTACTGGAAGACGGCGCTTAGTGCCATCTATGTTGTGTTCGTGTTTGGATTTACCTCCTTCGTCATGGTGATCGTGCACGAGAGGGTGCCGGACATGCGCACCTACCCGCCCTTGCCAGACATTTTCTTAGACAG TGTACCTAGAATACCATGGGCCTTTGCCATGGCAGAGGCATGTGGAGTGATCCTGTGTAATATCTGGCTGCTAGTTCTGCTGCTGCACAAGCACAG GTCAGTTCTGCTGCGGCGCCTGTGCAGCCTCATGGGGACAGTGTTCATGCTGCGTTGCATCACCATGTTCGTCACCTCTCTGTCAGTGCCAGGACAGCACCTGCAGTGCTCAGGAAAG ATTTATGGTGACATGTGGGCAAAACTGCATCGAGCTCTGGCCATCTGGAGTGGATTTGGAATGTCTCTCACAGGTGTCCACACATGTGGTGACTACATGTTCAGCGGCCACACAGTGGTCATCACCATGCTCAACTTCTTTGTGACAGAAT ACACACCGAGGGGTTGGAACTTCATCCACACCTTGTCTTGGGTCCTAAACTTGTTTGGGATCTTCTTTATCCTGGCGGCCCATGAACACTACTCTATCGACGTCTTCATTGCTTTCTACATCACAACCAGGCTTTTCCTGTACTACCACACGCTGGCTAACACCAGGGCCTACCAGCAGAGTCGCAGGGCCCGCATCTGGTTCCCCATGTTCTCTTTCTTCGAATGCAACGTCAACGGTCCTGTGCCCAACGAGTACGGCTGGCCTTTCTCTAAACCCGGCATGATCAGGAGGATGATTGGGTACTAG